The following are encoded together in the Coregonus clupeaformis isolate EN_2021a chromosome 24, ASM2061545v1, whole genome shotgun sequence genome:
- the ace2 gene encoding angiotensin-converting enzyme 2, giving the protein MSMTRLLLVGLIAVTCVATQSDLERRAQEFLDRFDGNATHLMYQYSLASWAYNTDISQENLDKLGVQSAIWGEYYSKVSKESENFPIDQISDPLIKLQLTSLQDKGSGALSADKAAHLNKVMNEMNSLYSTGTVCRKDDPFNCQTLEPGLESVMANMDSDYYERLHVWEGWRVEVGKKMRPLYEDYVDLKNEAAKLNGYEDYGDYWRSNYETIDDSPYNYPRGQLMTDVRRIYKEILPLYKELHAYVRSKLQAKHPEHIHPEGGLPAHLLGDMWGRFWTGLYPISTPFPEKTDIDVTDAMIAQNWPEDRLFKEAEKFFMSVGLYKMFDNFWNNSMLTKPTDGKKAVCHPTAWDMGNREDFRIKMCTEVNMDNFLTAHHEMGHNQYQMAYRNLSYLLRDGANEGFHEAVGEIMSLSAATPKHLKALGLLPSEFVEDKETEINFLMKQALTIVATLPFTYMLEEWRWQVFQGTIPKDQWMQRWWEMKRDMVGVVEPLPRDETYCDPPALFHVSGDYSFIRYFTRTIYQFQFQKALCEAAGHSGPLFKCDITDSKAAGDKLRTMLEFGRSKSWTRALETISGNAKMDSAPLLDYFKDLHVWLTIENRKNNRTPGWRAAEDPFSENAYKVRLSLKAAMGDKAYTWNANEMYLFKANMAYAMRQYYLEVNKTAALFTTENIHTYRETARISFYFVVTDPANPAMVIPKAKVEAAIRLSRGRINDAFKLDDNTLEFEGLLATLAPPVEQPVTVWLVVFGVVMGLVVCMGCYLIISGFRDRKKKSAAKAEEKAENPYENEPVGGVTNKTFEREEAEQTGF; this is encoded by the exons ATGTCTATGACCAGGCTTCTTCTAGTGGGGCTGATTGCTGTGACCTGTGTGGCTACACAGTCAGACTTAGAGAGAAGGGCACAGGAGTTTTTGGACAGGTTTGATGGGAACGCTACTCATCTCATGTATCAGTATTCCCTGGCATCATGGGCGTACAACACAGATATCTCCCAGGAGAATTTAGACAAACTG GGTGTACAGAGTGCAATCTGGGGAGAATACTACAGCAAAGTATCGAAGGAGTCTGAGAACTTTCCAATCGATCAGATCAGTGATCCATTGATCAAACTCCAGCTGACTTCACTCCAGGACAAGGGCTCTGGGGCCCTGTCCGCAGACAAAGCCGCACAT CTGAACAAAGTGATGAATGAGATGAACTCCCTCTACAGTACAGGCACGGTGTGCAGGAAAGACGACCCCTTCAACTGTCAAACTTTGGAACCAG GGCTGGAGAGTGTGATGGCCAACATGGACAGTGACTACTATGAGCGTCTGCATGTGTGGGAGGGCTGGAGAGTAGAGGTGGGGAAGAAGATGAGGCCTCTATATGAAGACTATGTGGACCTGAAGAATGAAGCTGCCAAACTCAATG GTTATGAGGACTACGGAGATTACTGGAGGTCCAACTATGAAACGATCGATGACAGCCCGTACAACTACCCCAGGGGCCAACTGATGACCGATGTGAGGCGCATTTACAAAGAG ATCCTCCCCCTCTACAAAGAGCTGCATGCCTACGTGAGGTCTAAACTACAGGCCAAACACCCTGAACACATCCACCCAGAGGGGGGCCTACCTGCACATCTACTGG GTGACATGTGGGGAAGGTTTTGGACAGGTCTTTATCCCATCTCAACCCCTTTTCCAGAGAAAACagatattgatgtgaccgacgcTATGATCGCACAG AATTGGCCTGAGGACAGACTGTTCAAAGAAGCAGAGAAGTTCTTCATGTCGGTGGGTCTGTACAAGATGTTTGATAACTTCTGGAATAACTCTATGCTGACGAAACCTACTGATGGCAAGAAGGCAGTGTGTCACCCTACGGCCTGGGACATGGGGAACAGAGAGGACTTCAG GATCAAGATGTGTACGGAGGTGAACATGGACAACTTCCTGACAGCGCACCATGAGATGGGCCACAACCAGTACCAGATGGCCTACAGGAACCTGTCCTACCTGCTGAGAGACGGGGCTAACGAGGGCTTCCACGAGGCCGTGGGGGAGATCATGTCCCTGTCCGCTGCCACACCCAAACACCTGAAGGCCCTGGGTCTCCTGCCAAGCGAATTCGTTGAGGACAAAG AGACTGAGATCAACTTCCTGATGAAGCAGGCCCTGACCATCGTGGCCACCCTGCCCTTCACCTACATGCTGGAGGAGTGGAGGTGGCAGGTCTTCCAGGGGACCATCCCCAAGGACCAGTGGATGCAGCGCTGGTGGGAGATGAA GAGGGATATGGTCGGTGTAGTGGAGCCCTTACCCAGAGATGAGACATATTGTGACCCGCCTGCTCTGTTCCACGTGTCCGGAGACTACTCCTTCATCAG ATACTTCACCAGGACTATCTACCAGTTCCAGTTCCAGAAGGCCCTCTGTGAGGCGGCTGGCCACTCTGGACCCTTATTTAAGTGTGACATCACCGACTCTAAAGCGGCCGGGGACAAGCTCAG GACGATGCTGGAGTTTGGGAGGTCAAAGTCGTGGACCAGAGCCTTGGAGACGATTTCAGGAAATGCGAAGATGGACTCCGCCCCTCTCCTGGACTACTTCAAGGACCTCCATGTTTGGCTGACAATAGAAAACAGGAAGAACAACAGGACGCCAGGATGGAGAGCAGCTGAGGACCCAT TCTCAGAGAATGCCTACAAAGTGAGGCTGAGTCTGAAAGCAGCTATGGGTGACAAGGCA TACACTTGGAATGCCAATGAGATGTACCTGTTCAAAGCAAACATGGCCTACGCCATGAGACAGTATTACCTTGAGGTCAACAAGACGGCAGCTCTTTTCAC GACAGAGAACATCCACACCTACAGGGAGACAGCCAGAATCTCTTTCTACTTCGTGGTGACTGACCCTGCCAACCCTGCCATGGTCATTCCCAAAGCTAAAGTAGAGGCTGCTATCAG GTTGTCCAGAGGTCGAATCAACGACGCATTCAAACTGGACGATAACACTCTGGAGTTTGAGGGTCTCCTAGCAACGCTTGCCCCGCCCGTGGAGCAGCCGGTCACCGTCTGGCTGGTGGTGTTTGGGGTGGTCATGGGACTGGTGGTCTGCATGGGCTGTTACCTCATCATCTCTGGCTTCAGAGACAGGAAGAA GAAATCCGCAGCGAAAGCTGAAGAGAAAGCAGAGAACCCCTACGAAAACGAACCGGTTGGGGGCGTGACCAACAAAACATTTGAGAGGGAAGAGGCTGAACAGACAGGATTCTGA